A window of Spirosoma rhododendri genomic DNA:
ATTGCCTTTATGTTTAGAAAAATCCATTGTGTGGCTAATATGTCAAAATTTGATTAAAAATTGCTTTTGCAAGAATTGGGGGAACTGAGTTCCCAACTTGTTCTTGTTGAAAACCTATACTCCCATAAAAATGGAAAGTATCTGGAAAAGATTGCAGCCTTGCAGCTTCCCGAACACTCAAACCTCTATCTTCTGTAGGATGTATTAACATATTTTTTCTATAGTTACCAAGAACTATAGACGGAGAATCACCTTTTAATCGATGATATATTCCAGTATGACATCTAGAATGATCCTTGTAGTTACTCATTAAATTTGAAGGTATATTCTGCCAGTTTCCACCTTGAGGAATATGATTATACCTTTTTAATACTATGTCATTGTTTCTTGTAACGTTGTTATTAACTGATTTCAAAGAATTTTCTCTCAAAAGAGTTTGGTACGTGTTTTGAGGCGTTGATTTATAATCCAGTTCTTGAAAATTGGCACCATTATTCAAACTAGGTAGGTCAGACAAAGCATCGTTGACACTCACATATCTCTTCACATCAGAGGTCGGAAACTTGTAACTTATACCATGTAAAGATCCGACTACAAACACTCTGTTTCTTATTTGTGGAATTCCATAATCAGCAGCATTTAAAATTGAGTATGAAGTATTATATCCTAGTTCTTTTAGACCTTTTTGTATTTCTTCAAAAAAATAGCCGTTTTCAGTTTCAACTATACCCTTCACATTTTCAACAATTATCCAATCTGGTCTTATAAATTTAGCAACCCTCAAATATTCTTTAAAAAGCCAATTATTCGAATTTTCTTTATTTCTGTTTTTTTGATTTGAAGTAGAAAATCCTTTACAAGGAGGACCCCCAAATAAAATTTTGACAGTAGACTTGTCACTACATATAGATTCATTTTCAAAATTTATTTCTCTTATGTCTTTATTATATACTTTTGTATCAAAATGATTCTTCTTGTATGTGTATGCTGCATATTTATCTATTTCAACTGCGATTTTCACATCAATTCCTGCATTTGTTGCTCCGATTGACATTCCTCCAGCTCCTGAAAATATATCTATACCTACATAATTTATCATATTGTTCTGTTTTGTCAGCCTTTTATAAAGGTCTTTTATTTTTAGTGAGAATGAACAGTTATTTTTTTGATGATTTATTATTTAATCACTTTCTCAAAGCTAAACGCTTTTAAGGAAGTGAGTGATATTTAACACTAATTGGTGGTGCGACTTCATAAGAAGAAATTTATCCTTGTTATTCATTATTTTCGAGTTAAGTTATTTAAAAATAAGCTGTGGAATTTCTTTTGCTTTTAATCGTAGCCTCACAAGGAAAAGGCTTTTTGACACGTTACCGCAAAAATGCAACTTTTTTTCCATATGCTTGCATAGAATTCTTGTAACGTTATCTCAATGGTTACATCTGCACATACTGCTATAAATTGTTCACGGAATTCTTTCCGGTTACTTCCAGCAATCAGACCTGTAAACTCGCTTGGCTAGAAACGTATTACTGCTTCTCCTTAGGGTCGCACTCTAAAAATTGTAAATTGTTTGGTTTTCGCTAATCGCATGACAAGGTGAGCGGGAGCGGGTTATGCCTGCTTCTTGCCAAGGGAATGCCGAAGTCAACTGATTATCCTAAAAATCTAGACTCTCGCCCAGCTGGCGGGTCTAACCGTTCCGTTTCGCTTGGCTATCGAAGGGGACGGGGGTGGTAGGTTCGGGAGTTACTAGTTCAGTTACTGATACTTGGTCAGGTCCTTGCCCGATAAACAAACTTTTTACTTCGATTTCAATGCGTATAAAGTTCTGTTTATGGACTGGTTAGTAGCGGTCTTAACTAGTATAGTATCCGATTTTCAACATAAGACACTGTATACAATACCCCTCTGAAAAGTGCAATTTATTAGCGCGTTAGAAAGGAATGAAAAAACGGGCTGGCGACATTATACGTCGCCAGCCCGTTTCACAGTATAGCACGCTAGTAACGTTCATCAAGGTGTTCTTCGCCATTGATGAATGTACGCCGTATTTGGCCCCTAAACGTCAGTGTACAAAGTCGGTTAGCTAATCTGTGGGCTAGCTGTGAGCTTTCAGCGTTAACGTTAAACGACTGTTCAGCATAATCATAAACTTGACCAGATATGGGATCAGTCGATGCTTCTCTAACGACCCGAACACTATAGGTTTGTGAAGCTGTTTGCATAAATCATAACTTAGGTTTTTTACGCTCCTGCACTACTTGTTCCGCTTGTCTAGCGGCTTGCTGTTTATTATGACGGCTTCACCAAAGATTATTTGCTTTCGTATACCTGCGCCAGCTAAAGGATTGTCGCTTAAAAATCCAGATTCTCGCCAGGCAGTGGTTGGCTGTTGCTTAAGTTATGGCCATTCCGTTCTGGCTGGGGTATGCCATCAGTAGAACCAGGTGTAGTAGGGCGTGGTGTGGTCGGTGACTGAGCCTGTCCGTTGCTAGGGGACCTGCCTGTAAACAAACTTTCTATGTCAGCCTGAATCTGGGCAAAATTGTCCTTAATAGCCTGCGTGGTCGCTCGGGTGACGGGGTTCAGCTCCGGTATAGGCCCTGGCTCTGGGGCGTCAATCTCGGCTTTGAAACTGCTGAAGTCAGAATTCACTAACTGCCCATAAAACTCACCCACTTTCAATTCCAGTACATCTTGCATCTTGACCCGATTACGCTCTACGTAGCTGTGGGCCATGCTGCGCCCCTCGGTCTTCTGATAGTTACGGTTGCTCTCGCTCTCCCCCTGGGTGCGCTGCTCCACATCTTGTTTACCCCAAATGTCACTAATGTACTGCGCTGTCTCCCGGTGGCCTACCCGCCCGAAAAACTGGTTGTTCAGGTTAGCCAGTAGGGCGTCCTTCTTGGTGCGGCCGTACATATCTTCAATCTGGCTGATGTCCTGCGCTCCAAACACGGTTGCGATCTTATTGCTGCGCCCGGTGGACGGTAGCTGATCAAAGTTGGGAATAAACATGGTAGGGGCCTCGTCGAGAATAACCGCTGACGGCGTCTTACCTAGCCGGTTCATTTGCTTGATGGCCACCGTCGCCAGCAGGGCCAACACCGGCGAGAAGGTAGCCGACAGTGTCGGCGAGTTACCCAGCGTGACAAATTTGGGTCGGGCTGGATCGTTGATATCAAGCGTAAAATCATTACCCGACAGGACCCATACAATCTCTTTGGTGTTGATCCGGCGCAGAGCCGTTTGCAGCGTGGCTACTACGCCCGCCGTTTGATTGCCCGCTTTGCTCTGCACCGATTCGCGTAGACTGGCCACTGTGCCCCGCGTTTCCAGATTGGTCGATAACAGGGCCACGACATCAGCAGTCGGCTGAAAGGCTAAAGCCATTACGTGGGGTAACGTACAGTACTGGGGATATTCCTCGCGCAAAAACCAGATCAGCGCTGTCAGGTAGCTGTGGGCTGAATCCACCCAGAAATCTGACTTCTTGATGGCTTCGGGTTTGAGATTGTACATAATCGCCCGGGCGTACTCATCAGCGTGACTCTGGGTAGGCATCGTATCAGGATGCAGGGGGTTGACCCGGTGCGAGTACGTCAGATCCTCAAAGTTGACGTAGTACATCATCCGGGGCGTGTTCGTATGGTGCATGGCCCAGGTAGCTACCCGGGCCAGCGTGGGGAACTTGAAATCATACAGTAACCCGGCGTGACCCTGCTGGATAGTTTGTTGAATGATCGGCTCGATCACGCTGCGACTCTTACCCGCTCCGGCTCCACCAACGACTAACACCCCGCGTTCCGGTTCGGTGATGTGAATGTATGGTATCTTACGCGTCCTGGTCTTGATCGTGTACACACTCTGAAGCACGCGCTGGCCGGTAGCCGTCGTATCGCTGGTGGGGCTAATACCGAAGGCTTTCTTCTGACTGGTCAACCCGATGTAGGCACTATACCCGCCTAGTCCCAGGGCGAGCCAGAACGTACCTTCTTCGGCTAGGTGGCCAAACCAAGCGCTCTTGTACAGGCCTAGTACCGAGAAGGTAAACCAGATGATGCCTTTGAA
This region includes:
- a CDS encoding DNA cytosine methyltransferase — its product is MINYVGIDIFSGAGGMSIGATNAGIDVKIAVEIDKYAAYTYKKNHFDTKVYNKDIREINFENESICSDKSTVKILFGGPPCKGFSTSNQKNRNKENSNNWLFKEYLRVAKFIRPDWIIVENVKGIVETENGYFFEEIQKGLKELGYNTSYSILNAADYGIPQIRNRVFVVGSLHGISYKFPTSDVKRYVSVNDALSDLPSLNNGANFQELDYKSTPQNTYQTLLRENSLKSVNNNVTRNNDIVLKRYNHIPQGGNWQNIPSNLMSNYKDHSRCHTGIYHRLKGDSPSIVLGNYRKNMLIHPTEDRGLSVREAARLQSFPDTFHFYGSIGFQQEQVGNSVPPILAKAIFNQILTY
- a CDS encoding type IV secretory system conjugative DNA transfer family protein, which codes for MTLSQDSLAKRLLSVAFVFVFCFYIFKGIIWFTFSVLGLYKSAWFGHLAEEGTFWLALGLGGYSAYIGLTSQKKAFGISPTSDTTATGQRVLQSVYTIKTRTRKIPYIHITEPERGVLVVGGAGAGKSRSVIEPIIQQTIQQGHAGLLYDFKFPTLARVATWAMHHTNTPRMMYYVNFEDLTYSHRVNPLHPDTMPTQSHADEYARAIMYNLKPEAIKKSDFWVDSAHSYLTALIWFLREEYPQYCTLPHVMALAFQPTADVVALLSTNLETRGTVASLRESVQSKAGNQTAGVVATLQTALRRINTKEIVWVLSGNDFTLDINDPARPKFVTLGNSPTLSATFSPVLALLATVAIKQMNRLGKTPSAVILDEAPTMFIPNFDQLPSTGRSNKIATVFGAQDISQIEDMYGRTKKDALLANLNNQFFGRVGHRETAQYISDIWGKQDVEQRTQGESESNRNYQKTEGRSMAHSYVERNRVKMQDVLELKVGEFYGQLVNSDFSSFKAEIDAPEPGPIPELNPVTRATTQAIKDNFAQIQADIESLFTGRSPSNGQAQSPTTPRPTTPGSTDGIPQPERNGHNLSNSQPLPGENLDF